The Mesobacillus jeotgali genome window below encodes:
- the secY gene encoding preprotein translocase subunit SecY, giving the protein MFQTISNFMRVGEIRNKILFTLLMLIVFRLGTFIPVPNVNADILKAQDDMSVFGVLNTFGGGALQNFSIFAMGIMPYITASIIIQLLQMDVVPKFTEWSKQGEVGRRKLAQFTRYFTIVLGFIQALGMSYGFNNMAGGLLIQNAGIATYLLIAVVLTAGTAFLMWLGEQITAKGVGNGISIIIFAGIVAGIPTMVNQIYAQQFSDAGDALFLRIVTMLLILLAVIAIVVGVIFIQQATRKIPIQYAKRMSAGNNAVGGQNTHLPLKVNAAGVIPVIFAISFIVTPPTIAQFFGTNDVTLWIQKTFDYTQPIGMIVYVALIIAFTYFYAFIQVNPEQVAENLKKQGGYVPGIRPGKNTQEYLTRVLYRLTFVGAIFLSVISVLPVFFIQFAGLPQSVQIGGTSLLIVVGVALETMKQLEAQLVKRHYKGFIK; this is encoded by the coding sequence ATGTTCCAGACAATCTCCAATTTTATGCGCGTGGGTGAAATTAGAAATAAAATTCTCTTCACCCTTTTAATGTTGATTGTATTTCGTCTCGGCACATTTATTCCTGTACCGAACGTAAATGCAGATATTTTAAAAGCACAAGATGACATGAGTGTCTTCGGAGTGCTGAATACCTTCGGCGGCGGTGCGCTGCAGAACTTCTCCATCTTCGCGATGGGAATCATGCCGTACATCACTGCTTCAATCATCATCCAGCTCTTGCAGATGGATGTTGTGCCAAAGTTTACTGAATGGTCCAAACAAGGAGAAGTCGGACGCCGTAAATTAGCTCAGTTTACCCGCTATTTCACGATCGTTCTTGGTTTTATCCAGGCACTAGGTATGTCTTATGGCTTTAACAATATGGCAGGAGGATTACTGATCCAGAATGCCGGTATTGCAACTTACTTACTGATTGCTGTTGTCTTGACTGCCGGAACTGCATTCCTGATGTGGTTAGGTGAGCAGATTACTGCAAAAGGAGTAGGGAACGGTATTTCAATCATTATCTTTGCAGGTATCGTTGCTGGTATCCCGACAATGGTCAACCAGATTTATGCACAACAGTTCTCTGATGCAGGAGACGCTTTGTTCCTTCGTATCGTGACTATGCTGCTGATCCTATTGGCTGTTATCGCGATCGTGGTTGGGGTTATCTTCATCCAGCAGGCAACTCGTAAGATACCGATTCAGTACGCTAAACGCATGAGCGCTGGAAATAACGCGGTTGGCGGCCAGAACACTCACCTTCCATTGAAAGTGAATGCTGCTGGTGTCATCCCGGTTATCTTCGCAATTTCGTTTATCGTTACACCTCCGACAATCGCACAGTTCTTCGGTACGAATGATGTGACTCTCTGGATCCAGAAGACGTTTGACTATACACAGCCGATCGGTATGATCGTTTATGTGGCATTGATCATCGCGTTCACGTATTTCTATGCGTTCATCCAGGTGAATCCTGAACAAGTGGCCGAGAACTTGAAGAAGCAAGGTGGATATGTCCCAGGCATCCGTCCGGGCAAAAACACACAGGAATACCTGACCAGGGTCCTTTACCGCCTGACATTCGTCGGCGCTATCTTCCTTTCAGTTATCTCTGTGCTGCCAGTATTTTTCATTCAATTTGCTGGTCTGCCTCAATCCGTACAGATTGGCGGAACAAGCTTGCTGATCGTGGTTGGCGTTGCGCTTGAAACGATGAAGCAGCTTGAAGCTCAGCTTGTAAAACGCCATTATAAAGGCTTTATAAAATAA
- a CDS encoding adenylate kinase, protein MNLVLMGLPGAGKGTQADKIVGKYNIPHISTGDMFRAAIKDGTELGLQAKSFMDKGELVPDEVTIGIVRERLSKADCEKGFLLDGFPRTVAQAEALDTMLADLGKKIDYVINIDVDQSILMERLTGRRICKNCGATYHLVFNPPAKEGVCDRCGGELYQRADDNAETVQNRLDVNIQQTKPLLNFFEDKGYLRNINGQQDINVVFADIEELLGGLN, encoded by the coding sequence GTGAATTTGGTTCTGATGGGGCTTCCGGGTGCCGGTAAGGGCACGCAAGCCGATAAAATTGTTGGTAAATACAACATCCCTCATATCTCAACAGGAGATATGTTCCGTGCTGCTATCAAAGATGGAACGGAACTTGGATTACAGGCAAAATCATTTATGGACAAAGGAGAGCTAGTTCCTGATGAAGTAACCATCGGGATTGTCCGTGAGCGTTTAAGCAAAGCTGACTGTGAAAAAGGATTCCTGTTGGACGGATTCCCGCGCACAGTTGCCCAGGCTGAAGCTCTGGATACTATGCTTGCTGATCTTGGCAAAAAAATTGATTATGTCATCAACATCGATGTTGATCAAAGCATCCTTATGGAACGTTTGACAGGACGCAGGATTTGTAAGAATTGCGGCGCTACTTACCACCTCGTGTTCAACCCACCTGCAAAGGAAGGGGTTTGTGACCGTTGTGGAGGCGAGCTGTACCAGCGCGCTGATGACAACGCCGAAACCGTTCAAAACCGTCTGGATGTAAATATCCAGCAAACAAAGCCTCTGTTGAACTTCTTTGAAGATAAAGGCTACTTACGCAATATCAACGGTCAGCAAGACATTAATGTCGTATTCGCTGATATCGAAGAATTGCTCGGGGGCTTGAATTAA
- the map gene encoding type I methionyl aminopeptidase, translating to MIVCKTPREIEIMREAGRIVAMTHQELKKHIAPGITTKELDAIAEDFIRKQGATPSFKGYNGFRGSICASVNNELVHGIPGERVLNEGDIISIDIGAKYNGYHGDSAWTYPVGKIDEEAQRLLDVTEESLFIGLKEAKPGERLSNISHAIQTYVESEGFSIVREYVGHGIGQELHEDPQIPHYGPPNRGPRLKPGMVLCIEPMVNAGSRYVNTLADDWTVVTVDGKMCAHFEHTIAITETGFEILTKA from the coding sequence ATGATTGTTTGTAAAACCCCTCGTGAAATAGAAATTATGCGAGAAGCAGGTCGCATTGTAGCGATGACTCACCAGGAGTTGAAAAAGCATATTGCTCCTGGCATTACAACTAAAGAACTGGATGCAATTGCCGAGGATTTCATCCGCAAACAAGGTGCAACTCCTTCTTTTAAAGGTTATAATGGTTTTCGCGGCAGCATCTGTGCATCAGTTAATAACGAACTAGTTCACGGGATTCCTGGCGAACGGGTTCTTAATGAAGGTGACATCATCAGTATTGATATCGGAGCAAAGTACAACGGATACCACGGGGACTCTGCTTGGACTTACCCGGTAGGAAAGATTGATGAGGAAGCCCAGCGTCTTTTGGACGTGACAGAAGAGTCTTTGTTCATAGGCTTGAAAGAAGCCAAGCCAGGGGAACGTCTTTCGAACATCTCCCATGCGATTCAAACGTATGTGGAATCAGAAGGCTTTTCTATTGTTCGTGAGTATGTCGGCCATGGAATTGGGCAAGAATTGCATGAGGACCCGCAAATTCCTCATTACGGACCTCCTAACAGAGGACCGAGGCTGAAGCCTGGTATGGTTCTATGCATAGAACCGATGGTGAATGCAGGAAGCCGCTATGTGAATACGTTAGCCGATGATTGGACTGTTGTAACGGTTGACGGTAAAATGTGTGCCCACTTTGAGCATACGATCGCGATCACAGAAACTGGGTTTGAGATATTAACCAAAGCCTGA
- the infA gene encoding translation initiation factor IF-1 has product MAKDDVIEIEGTVLETLPNAMFKVELENGHTVLAHVSGKIRMHFIRILPGDKVTVELSPYDLTRGRITYRFK; this is encoded by the coding sequence ATGGCGAAAGATGATGTAATTGAAATTGAAGGCACAGTATTGGAAACTTTGCCGAATGCAATGTTTAAGGTAGAATTAGAGAATGGTCATACAGTGTTGGCTCATGTTTCCGGTAAAATTAGAATGCACTTCATTCGAATCCTGCCAGGAGATAAAGTAACAGTCGAGCTTTCTCCATATGATTTGACTCGCGGAAGAATTACTTACCGCTTTAAATAA
- the rpmJ gene encoding 50S ribosomal protein L36, which yields MKVRPSVKPICEKCKVIRRKGKVMVICENPKHKQKQG from the coding sequence ATGAAAGTGAGACCATCTGTTAAGCCGATCTGTGAAAAATGCAAAGTTATTCGCAGAAAAGGCAAAGTTATGGTGATCTGTGAAAACCCTAAACATAAACAAAAACAAGGATAA
- the rpsM gene encoding 30S ribosomal protein S13, whose protein sequence is MARIAGVDIPREKRVVIALTYIFGIGRPTAEKVLAEAGVSEDTRVRDLTEEELNKIRDIIDKLKVEGDLRREVSLNIKRLMEIGSYRGLRHRRGLPVRGQNTKNNARTRKGPRKTVANKKK, encoded by the coding sequence ATGGCACGTATTGCTGGTGTAGACATTCCACGTGAAAAGCGTGTAGTTATTGCTTTAACATATATTTTCGGAATCGGCAGACCAACTGCTGAGAAAGTTCTTGCTGAGGCTGGTGTTTCTGAAGACACTCGCGTTCGCGATCTTACTGAAGAAGAACTTAACAAAATCCGTGATATCATCGACAAATTAAAGGTTGAAGGTGACCTTCGCCGTGAAGTTTCATTAAACATCAAGCGTCTAATGGAAATTGGTTCATATCGTGGCTTGCGTCATCGTCGTGGCTTGCCTGTTCGCGGTCAAAACACGAAGAACAACGCACGTACTCGTAAAGGTCCACGTAAGACTGTAGCTAACAAGAAAAAATAA
- the rpsK gene encoding 30S ribosomal protein S11, with translation MARKTNTRKRRVKKNIESGVAHIRSTFNNTIVTITDVHGNALSWSSAGALGFKGSRKSTPFAAQMAAETAAKTSMEHGLKTLEVTVKGPGAGREAAIRALQAAGLEVTAIKDVTPVPHNGCRPPKRRRV, from the coding sequence ATGGCTCGTAAAACTAATACACGCAAACGCCGCGTCAAAAAGAATATTGAAAGTGGAGTTGCGCATATTCGTTCAACTTTCAACAATACTATCGTAACAATTACAGACGTACATGGTAATGCATTATCATGGTCTAGTGCAGGTGCGCTTGGTTTCAAGGGTTCACGTAAATCCACTCCATTCGCAGCACAAATGGCAGCAGAAACTGCAGCTAAAACTTCTATGGAACATGGTTTGAAAACTCTAGAGGTTACTGTTAAGGGACCAGGAGCTGGCCGTGAAGCAGCAATCCGTGCTCTTCAAGCAGCAGGTCTTGAAGTTACAGCAATCAAAGATGTAACTCCAGTTCCACATAACGGCTGCCGCCCGCCAAAACGTCGCCGTGTTTAA
- a CDS encoding DNA-directed RNA polymerase subunit alpha → MIEIEKPKIETVEISDDAKYGKFVVEPLERGYGTTLGNSLRRILLSSLPGAAVTSIQIDGVLHEFSTIEGVVEDVTSIILNVKKLALKIYSDEEKTLEIDLQGEGPVTAAAITHDSDVEILNPDLHIATLSSKGSLRMRLTARRGRGYNPADQNKREDQPIGVIPIDSIYTPVSRVSYQVENTRVGQMTNYDKLVFDVWTDGSTGPKEAIALGSKILTEHLNIFVGLTDEAQNAEIMVEKEEDQKEKVLEMTIEELDLSVRSYNCLKRAGINTVQELAHKTEEDMMKVRNLGRKSLEEVKAKLEELGLGLRKDD, encoded by the coding sequence ATGATCGAAATAGAAAAACCAAAAATCGAAACGGTTGAGATCAGCGATGATGCCAAGTACGGCAAGTTTGTCGTAGAACCGCTTGAGCGTGGATATGGTACAACTTTGGGTAACTCCTTACGTCGTATCCTATTATCCTCACTCCCAGGTGCAGCTGTCACATCGATTCAAATCGATGGAGTACTTCATGAGTTCTCAACAATTGAAGGCGTCGTAGAAGATGTAACATCAATCATTTTGAACGTTAAGAAATTAGCGTTGAAAATCTACTCTGATGAAGAGAAGACACTTGAAATCGATTTACAGGGCGAGGGTCCAGTAACTGCAGCTGCAATCACGCATGATAGTGATGTCGAAATCCTTAACCCGGATCTTCATATCGCTACACTTTCTAGCAAAGGTTCATTGCGTATGCGCCTGACTGCAAGAAGAGGACGCGGATACAATCCTGCTGACCAAAATAAGCGGGAAGATCAGCCGATCGGTGTCATTCCAATCGACTCAATCTACACACCGGTTTCACGCGTATCTTATCAAGTAGAAAACACTCGCGTAGGGCAAATGACGAATTATGACAAGCTGGTATTTGACGTATGGACAGATGGCAGCACAGGTCCTAAGGAAGCTATTGCACTAGGCTCAAAAATCCTGACTGAGCATTTGAATATTTTTGTCGGCTTGACTGACGAAGCTCAAAATGCTGAGATCATGGTAGAGAAAGAAGAAGACCAAAAAGAAAAAGTTCTGGAAATGACAATTGAGGAACTGGATCTTTCTGTTCGTTCATATAACTGCTTAAAGCGTGCCGGTATCAACACTGTCCAAGAGCTTGCTCACAAGACAGAGGAAGATATGATGAAGGTTCGCAACCTTGGCAGAAAATCACTAGAAGAAGTAAAAGCAAAACTAGAAGAGCTAGGCTTAGGCTTACGCAAAGATGACTAG
- the rplQ gene encoding 50S ribosomal protein L17 produces MGYRKLGRTSAQRKAMLRDLTTDLIINERIETTETRAKELRSVVEKMITLGKRGDLHARRQASAWVRHEVANAETNQDAVQKLFADIAPRYAERQGGYTRIMKLGPRRGDGAPMVIIELV; encoded by the coding sequence ATGGGATACAGAAAGTTAGGACGCACAAGTGCCCAGCGTAAAGCAATGCTACGTGACTTAACAACTGATTTGATTATCAATGAGCGTATTGAAACTACTGAAACACGTGCGAAAGAGCTTCGTTCAGTTGTTGAGAAAATGATTACTCTTGGAAAGCGCGGAGACCTTCACGCTCGCCGTCAAGCATCTGCTTGGGTTCGCCACGAAGTTGCAAACGCTGAAACAAACCAAGATGCAGTTCAAAAACTATTTGCTGACATCGCTCCACGCTACGCAGAGCGCCAAGGTGGATACACTCGTATTATGAAACTTGGACCACGCCGCGGAGACGGTGCGCCAATGGTAATTATCGAGTTAGTTTAA
- a CDS encoding energy-coupling factor ABC transporter ATP-binding protein: MSNPIVKIENVSFSYEGQQTPALNNISFDISEGEWLAIVGHNGSGKSTLAKLLNGLQFPQEGSIEVCGFTLSEDTIWDVRENVGMVFQNPDNQFVGTTVRDDVAFGLENHGVPREIMVERVQTSLDKVNMGTFLNQEPHHLSGGQKQRVAIAGVLALQPSIIILDEATSMLDPRGRAEVIETVRELKDRENLTVISITHDLEEAAKADRIIVMNKGELYREGTPEEIFEMDDELIKLGLDIPFPVKMSKIMREKGIALSKSYLTEEELVTELWTSHSKM, encoded by the coding sequence ATGAGCAACCCGATAGTGAAAATAGAAAATGTATCTTTCAGTTATGAAGGGCAGCAGACTCCCGCATTGAATAATATCAGCTTTGATATTTCTGAAGGTGAGTGGCTGGCGATTGTCGGTCATAATGGTTCTGGCAAATCCACTCTTGCGAAACTTTTGAACGGACTTCAATTTCCGCAGGAAGGTTCGATCGAGGTATGTGGGTTCACTTTGTCAGAGGATACAATATGGGATGTAAGAGAGAATGTAGGAATGGTTTTTCAGAATCCTGATAATCAGTTTGTTGGAACAACGGTTCGGGATGATGTGGCTTTTGGTCTGGAAAATCACGGCGTACCAAGAGAGATCATGGTAGAGCGCGTGCAGACTTCACTTGATAAAGTCAATATGGGAACCTTTCTAAATCAAGAGCCGCACCATCTGTCTGGCGGCCAAAAACAGCGGGTGGCCATTGCTGGTGTGCTGGCACTGCAGCCGTCGATCATTATCTTGGATGAAGCTACATCCATGCTTGATCCCAGGGGACGTGCAGAAGTAATCGAAACAGTCCGTGAGTTGAAAGATCGTGAAAACTTAACGGTCATTTCGATTACCCATGATCTAGAAGAAGCTGCGAAAGCGGACAGAATCATCGTCATGAATAAAGGGGAGCTATACCGTGAGGGAACTCCCGAAGAAATTTTTGAAATGGATGATGAGCTGATTAAGCTGGGGCTGGATATTCCTTTCCCTGTAAAAATGAGCAAAATCATGCGTGAAAAAGGAATTGCATTATCTAAATCATATTTAACAGAAGAAGAGCTGGTGACGGAACTATGGACATCTCACTCAAAAATGTAG
- a CDS encoding energy-coupling factor ABC transporter ATP-binding protein codes for MDISLKNVEYRYQADSPFERLAISDVSIDVPSGTYLAVIGHTGSGKSTVLQHLNALLKPTKGSVWIGSREIRAGRKEKNLKGVREKVGIVFQFPEHQLFEETVEKDIMFGPMNFGVTEQEAKARARASISLVGLPEEILEKSPFDLSGGQMRRVAIAGVLAMEPEVIVLDEPTAGLDPRGRKEIMDLFYSLHKKRNLSTVLVTHSMEDAARYADDIVVMHQGKVFTKGTPDEIFSNPKALIELGLDVPEVVGLQLMIEEAFGTKFKKISLSEDELAEMVAEFMEGGGRQ; via the coding sequence ATGGACATCTCACTCAAAAATGTAGAATATCGTTACCAGGCTGATTCTCCTTTCGAGCGACTCGCGATTTCAGATGTCTCCATCGATGTACCTTCAGGAACGTATCTTGCGGTGATCGGGCATACCGGTTCTGGCAAGTCAACTGTGCTGCAGCACCTGAACGCTCTATTGAAGCCGACTAAAGGCTCTGTATGGATTGGCAGCAGGGAAATCAGGGCCGGGCGCAAGGAGAAAAATTTAAAAGGTGTCCGCGAAAAGGTGGGCATTGTCTTCCAGTTTCCGGAGCATCAGTTATTCGAGGAAACGGTCGAAAAGGATATTATGTTTGGCCCGATGAATTTTGGTGTTACAGAGCAGGAAGCGAAGGCACGGGCAAGAGCGTCGATCAGTCTTGTCGGACTGCCTGAAGAAATTCTTGAAAAATCACCCTTTGATCTTTCGGGCGGGCAAATGCGCCGGGTAGCGATTGCTGGCGTACTGGCAATGGAACCAGAGGTCATTGTATTGGACGAGCCTACCGCTGGCCTGGATCCACGCGGTCGTAAAGAAATAATGGACTTATTTTATTCCCTTCATAAAAAAAGAAATCTATCAACCGTTCTCGTTACTCACAGTATGGAAGATGCTGCCCGCTATGCAGATGATATTGTCGTCATGCACCAGGGTAAGGTTTTTACAAAAGGGACGCCTGACGAGATTTTCTCGAACCCGAAGGCATTGATTGAATTAGGTCTTGATGTGCCGGAAGTAGTTGGCTTGCAATTAATGATCGAAGAAGCCTTTGGGACAAAATTCAAGAAGATCAGCCTTTCCGAGGATGAACTCGCCGAAATGGTGGCAGAGTTTATGGAAGGGGGCGGCCGTCAATGA
- the cbiQ gene encoding cobalt ECF transporter T component CbiQ: MMEKMIFGRYVPGDSILHRMDPRSKLITVFLFVIVVFIANNVVTYGVLAAYTFIMVGLSKIPLRFLYGGLKPVFLLVIFTFLLHIFMTKEGDVIFELGWLKIYEEGLRQGIFISLRFLLLILITSLLTLTTTPIEITDGLETLLNPLKKFKFPVHELALMMSISLRFIPTLMQETDKIMKAQTARGVEYNSGPIKERIKAIVPLLIPLFISSFKRAEELAVAMEARGYKGGEGRTKYRQLTWGGPDTMMLLFLAAVTVLLIVLRG, encoded by the coding sequence ATGATGGAGAAAATGATTTTTGGCCGCTATGTACCGGGAGATTCCATTCTTCATCGGATGGATCCGCGTTCCAAGCTGATTACCGTTTTCCTGTTCGTCATCGTTGTTTTCATCGCGAACAATGTGGTGACCTATGGGGTCTTAGCGGCTTATACATTTATTATGGTAGGACTTTCAAAGATTCCGCTAAGATTCTTATACGGCGGGCTTAAGCCAGTATTTTTGCTGGTGATTTTCACGTTCCTTCTCCATATCTTCATGACCAAAGAAGGAGATGTCATCTTCGAATTGGGATGGTTGAAAATATATGAAGAAGGACTAAGGCAAGGTATCTTTATTTCACTGAGATTCCTGCTGCTGATTCTGATCACGTCACTATTGACCTTGACCACGACTCCTATCGAGATTACGGACGGACTGGAGACATTATTGAATCCGTTGAAGAAATTTAAATTCCCCGTCCATGAGCTGGCATTGATGATGTCAATATCCCTGAGATTCATACCGACGCTCATGCAGGAAACAGACAAAATCATGAAGGCTCAAACAGCCAGGGGAGTGGAGTATAACAGCGGGCCGATCAAAGAGCGTATCAAAGCGATCGTTCCATTACTGATTCCATTGTTCATCAGTTCATTCAAGCGGGCAGAGGAGCTGGCAGTCGCGATGGAGGCAAGAGGCTATAAGGGCGGCGAAGGACGTACGAAGTACCGCCAGCTGACCTGGGGTGGGCCGGACACTATGATGCTTTTGTTCCTGGCTGCTGTCACGGTCCTATTAATCGTTTTAAGAGGGTAA
- the truA gene encoding tRNA pseudouridine(38-40) synthase TruA, which produces MPRIKCIVSYDGTGFSGYQVQPGKRTVQGELERALEKLNKGRSIRVSASGRTDAGVHARGQVIHFDATLEIEPARWQIALNSLLPDDIAVLSVDIAKPDFHARFDAVGKEYRYFLLPSKHRDPFQRNYAYQFQYELDFDAMREAARLLTGKHDFTSFCSAKTEVEDRVRTLQEIDFSEENGLLVFRFIGDGFLYNMVRILVGTLLEVGTGRRPAESMPQLLNEKDRTLAGKTAPGHGLYLWKVFYEDEDHRFEN; this is translated from the coding sequence ATGCCGCGAATCAAATGCATAGTTTCATACGATGGCACCGGTTTTTCCGGCTACCAGGTCCAGCCTGGCAAAAGGACTGTCCAGGGTGAGTTGGAAAGGGCACTAGAGAAGCTCAATAAGGGGAGAAGCATCAGGGTCAGTGCATCTGGCCGTACGGACGCAGGAGTGCATGCGCGCGGCCAGGTGATCCACTTCGATGCAACGCTTGAAATTGAGCCTGCCAGGTGGCAAATCGCGCTTAATTCCTTATTGCCTGATGATATTGCTGTTCTTTCAGTAGATATAGCGAAACCGGATTTTCATGCGCGCTTTGACGCAGTCGGCAAGGAGTACCGCTATTTTTTGCTGCCATCAAAGCATCGCGATCCCTTCCAGCGGAATTATGCCTACCAGTTCCAGTATGAACTCGATTTCGATGCAATGAGGGAAGCGGCGAGGCTGCTTACTGGCAAACATGATTTTACTAGTTTTTGCTCGGCTAAAACCGAAGTAGAAGATCGTGTGAGGACATTGCAGGAAATCGATTTTTCCGAAGAGAACGGCCTGCTTGTATTCAGGTTTATAGGGGATGGCTTTTTGTACAATATGGTAAGGATCCTTGTCGGGACATTGCTGGAGGTAGGGACAGGCAGGAGACCTGCCGAAAGCATGCCGCAGCTGCTTAATGAGAAGGACCGTACCCTGGCCGGCAAGACGGCCCCTGGACATGGACTGTATCTCTGGAAGGTTTTTTATGAAGACGAAGACCATAGATTCGAAAATTAA
- the rplM gene encoding 50S ribosomal protein L13: MRTTFMANANNIERKWYVVDAAGKTLGRLSTEVAAILRGKHKPTFTPHVDTGDHVIIINASQIELTGKKLTDKIYYRHTMHPGGLKQRTALEMRTNYAEKMLELAIKGMLPKNSLGRQMFKKLHVYAGNEHPHQAQQPEVYELRG; the protein is encoded by the coding sequence ATGCGTACAACGTTTATGGCAAATGCCAACAATATCGAGCGTAAATGGTACGTAGTTGACGCTGCAGGCAAGACTCTAGGTCGCCTTTCAACTGAAGTTGCAGCTATTCTACGTGGTAAACATAAACCAACTTTCACACCACATGTTGACACTGGTGATCACGTAATCATCATCAACGCTTCTCAGATTGAACTTACTGGTAAGAAATTGACTGACAAAATCTACTACCGCCACACAATGCACCCAGGTGGATTGAAGCAAAGAACAGCTCTTGAAATGCGTACAAACTACGCTGAAAAGATGCTTGAACTTGCAATCAAAGGCATGCTTCCAAAGAACTCTCTTGGACGCCAAATGTTTAAAAAGCTTCATGTATATGCTGGTAACGAGCATCCACATCAAGCACAACAACCTGAAGTTTACGAACTTCGCGGATAA
- the rpsI gene encoding 30S ribosomal protein S9 has translation MAQVQYIGTGRRKSSVARVRLVPGTGKITINDREIEDYIPFAALREVVKQPLVATETVGSYDIHVNVNGGGYTGQAGAIRHGISRALLQADPEFRPTLKRAGLLTRDARMKERKKYGLKGARRAPQFSKR, from the coding sequence TTGGCACAGGTTCAATATATCGGTACCGGTCGTCGTAAGAGCTCCGTTGCGCGAGTTCGTTTAGTACCAGGCACTGGAAAAATTACAATCAACGATCGTGAAATTGAAGATTATATCCCATTCGCAGCTCTACGTGAAGTAGTTAAGCAACCACTTGTTGCTACTGAAACTGTAGGAAGCTATGATATCCACGTTAACGTAAATGGCGGTGGATACACTGGCCAGGCTGGCGCAATCCGTCACGGTATCTCTCGTGCATTGCTTCAAGCTGACCCAGAATTCCGTCCAACACTTAAGCGTGCTGGACTACTGACTCGTGACGCTCGTATGAAAGAACGTAAGAAATACGGTCTTAAAGGCGCTCGTCGTGCACCTCAGTTCTCAAAGCGTTAA
- a CDS encoding response regulator transcription factor, which yields MSIRILIADDHHVVRRGLVFFLKTQKDLEIIGEAENGRKAVEMAKELKPDIILMDLAMPEMDGIEATKMIKEKDPSIKIMILTSFSDQDHVIPALEAGASGFQLKDIQPDELVTSIRKMVKGENQLHPKATSHLLANLSHSSNPKKSLLEELTKRELEVLKEIAKGKSNKEIAASLYITEKTVKTHVSNLLAKLELADRTQAALFAVKNKLVN from the coding sequence ATGAGTATACGCATATTAATCGCAGACGATCATCACGTTGTCCGAAGAGGCCTCGTCTTTTTTCTTAAAACTCAAAAAGACCTTGAAATTATCGGAGAAGCCGAAAATGGCAGAAAAGCGGTTGAAATGGCAAAGGAGCTCAAGCCTGATATTATCTTGATGGACTTGGCTATGCCTGAAATGGATGGAATTGAAGCTACGAAAATGATTAAAGAAAAAGATCCAAGCATCAAAATCATGATCCTCACCAGTTTCTCCGACCAGGACCATGTCATCCCCGCACTAGAAGCAGGTGCCTCCGGATTTCAATTGAAGGATATCCAGCCTGATGAACTCGTAACATCCATCAGAAAAATGGTCAAAGGAGAGAACCAGCTTCATCCGAAAGCCACATCCCATTTACTAGCCAATTTATCACACAGCAGCAATCCGAAAAAAAGCTTACTAGAAGAACTAACGAAAAGAGAACTGGAAGTCTTAAAAGAGATCGCTAAAGGAAAGAGCAATAAAGAAATTGCCGCCTCCTTGTATATAACGGAAAAAACGGTAAAGACCCATGTTTCTAATTTACTGGCAAAACTCGAGCTGGCAGATCGGACGCAGGCTGCCCTTTTTGCCGTGAAAAATAAACTGGTGAATTAA